A genomic stretch from Clostridia bacterium includes:
- a CDS encoding 4Fe-4S binding protein, whose amino-acid sequence MSCKKELKTVSIDVTWKDITEGGTIPYAGNAHLFKTGDWRSMKPVWLQEKCKQCLLCFPVCPDSSILVNEEGAMTGFDYDHCKGCGVCVKACPFKAIDFIEESK is encoded by the coding sequence ATGAGTTGCAAAAAGGAGTTAAAAACTGTTTCTATTGATGTAACTTGGAAGGATATTACCGAAGGTGGTACAATACCTTATGCTGGTAATGCACATCTTTTTAAGACAGGTGACTGGCGTTCAATGAAGCCTGTTTGGTTGCAGGAAAAATGCAAACAATGTCTGTTATGTTTCCCCGTATGCCCTGATTCATCAATTTTAGTTAATGAAGAAGGTGCCATGACAGGTTTTGATTATGATCATTGTAAAGGCTGTGGAGTATGTGTAAAGGCATGCCCATTCAAGGCTATTGATTTTATAGAAGAAAGCAAGTAA
- the porA gene encoding pyruvate ferredoxin oxidoreductase, giving the protein MAIRERMSGNEAMAVAMKQINPDVVAAFPITPSTEVPQYFSTFVADGAVDTEFVAVESEHSAMSACVGAQAAGARAMTATSANGLALMWEILYIAACSRLPIVMACVNRTLSGPLNIHNDHSDSMGARDSGWIQLYSENNQEAYDNMLMANRIGEHPDVMLPVMVCQDGFITSHAVENIELVEDDKVKAFVGEYKPENYLLNKETPIAVGPLDHFTHCFEHKRQQAQAMMNAKKVILEVSAEFEKMTGRKYGLFEEYKTEDAEVVAVILNSTAGTAKYVVDQLRAQGKKIGLIKPRVFRPFPVDEIVAALSKFKAIAVMDKCDSFNAAAGPLFTEITSALYAKGVFGPKVVNYIYGLGGRDVKTETIEFVYDELLKIASTGKVESVYNYLGVRE; this is encoded by the coding sequence ATGGCTATTAGAGAAAGAATGAGTGGTAACGAAGCTATGGCCGTTGCCATGAAGCAGATAAATCCTGATGTAGTTGCGGCTTTCCCGATAACTCCATCTACTGAAGTTCCCCAGTACTTCTCAACTTTTGTTGCAGATGGTGCTGTTGATACAGAGTTTGTTGCAGTAGAATCAGAACATAGTGCTATGTCAGCTTGTGTAGGTGCACAGGCAGCAGGTGCGAGAGCAATGACTGCTACATCAGCAAATGGTCTTGCACTTATGTGGGAAATTCTTTATATCGCTGCATGCTCAAGATTACCTATAGTTATGGCATGTGTAAACAGAACTCTTTCAGGTCCGCTGAATATACACAATGACCACAGTGATTCAATGGGCGCAAGGGATTCAGGTTGGATTCAGTTATACAGTGAAAACAACCAGGAAGCATATGACAATATGCTTATGGCAAACAGAATCGGTGAGCATCCTGATGTAATGCTTCCTGTTATGGTATGCCAGGATGGTTTTATCACTTCCCATGCTGTTGAAAATATTGAATTGGTAGAAGACGATAAGGTTAAGGCTTTTGTTGGAGAATACAAGCCTGAAAATTATCTTTTGAATAAAGAAACTCCTATAGCTGTTGGTCCTTTGGATCACTTCACACACTGCTTTGAGCATAAGAGACAGCAGGCTCAGGCAATGATGAATGCTAAAAAAGTTATTCTTGAAGTATCAGCTGAGTTTGAAAAAATGACAGGAAGAAAATACGGCCTGTTTGAAGAGTATAAGACAGAAGATGCAGAAGTAGTTGCTGTAATACTGAACTCAACAGCAGGAACTGCAAAATACGTTGTTGATCAGTTAAGAGCACAGGGTAAAAAGATAGGCTTAATTAAGCCAAGAGTATTCAGACCATTCCCTGTAGATGAAATAGTTGCTGCATTGTCAAAGTTTAAAGCAATAGCTGTAATGGATAAGTGTGACAGCTTCAATGCTGCTGCAGGTCCATTATTTACAGAAATAACAAGTGCCCTTTACGCAAAGGGTGTATTCGGACCTAAGGTTGTTAACTATATCTATGGTTTGGGTGGAAGAGACGTTAAGACAGAAACCATTGAGTTTGTATATGATGAATTATTAAAAATCGCAAGCACAGGTAAGGTTGAGTCAGTATACAACTACCTGGGCGTAAGAGAATAG